A region of Argentina anserina chromosome 5, drPotAnse1.1, whole genome shotgun sequence DNA encodes the following proteins:
- the LOC126796144 gene encoding uncharacterized mitochondrial protein AtMg00310-like: MMCFKFLKSLCLQIDSLLAKFCWGNRGASSIHWKSWSSLDLPKSQGGMGFRNLQNFNQALLAKQCWRMLMNPSALWIQLLKARYFPTDSFFLQARRGSSPSWIWKSLLFGRDLLVPKIAYQVGNGGDVPIWNTNWFPQVTEALVLCLGVQLAILLPDTHFVFESDSFQLVRLLLDHSLIAD, encoded by the exons ATGATGTGTTTTAAATTTCTAAAGAGTCTTTGCTTGCAGATTGATTCTTTGTTGGCCAAATTCTGttggggtaacagaggtgccTCTAGTATCCATTGGAAGAGTTGGTCTTCTTTGGATTTACCTAAATCTCAAGGAGGGATGGGATTTCGTAATCTTCAGAACTTCAATCAGGCTTTATTAGCAAAGCAATGTTGGAGGATGTTGATGAATCCTTCAGCTCTCTGGATTCAATTACTTAAGGCTCGGTATTTTCCGACggatagtttttttttacaagcTCGGAGGGGTTCATCTCCTTCTTGGATTTGGAAAAGTCTCCTGTTTGGTCGTGACCTTTTGGTTCCTAAGATTGCTTATCAAGTTGGAAATGGTGGTGATGTTCCTATCTGGAATACTAATTGGTTTCCCCA GGTCACTGAAGCTTTGGTGTTGTGTCTGGGAGTTCAATTAGCTATCCTGTTACCAGATACTCACTTTGTGTTCGAATCAGACTCTTTCCAACTGGTTAGACTTTTGTTGGATCATTCCTTGATTGCAGACTGA
- the LOC126795714 gene encoding uncharacterized protein LOC126795714, with protein MALLLKSHLLPLLLLSLSALFFLLSFFSHPNPKPNSNLILRPNSNPDFAFIIKLLAYNRLDSLSRCLRSLAAADYLSDRVHLHVYIDHFPLPDADRKLRESRRILDFVDAFEWRFGEKLVHYRTANVGLQAQWLEAWWPSSDHEFAFVVEDDLEVSPLYYKFLKNLIVNYYYNASNYRPYIYGASLQRPRFVPGKHGNKLILDDRTRLFLYQLVGTWGQLLFPKPWKEFRLWYDIHKAKGIKPFLDGMVTNGWYKKIGEKIWTPWFIKFIHSRGYFNIYTNFLHERALSVSHRDAGVNYGKTAGPDSQILDESSLELKFWDMQPLGDLKWYDFCFREIYPERVIGSLDELGSVLHSVQKHNTVIIVSLFGVKERVVSNLLCHFESLNLQNYILTGPESEFLFDLARRGHPMIITNRFLESVGAYKLLSVNNAYVQLISEILVKVYVLQKCLESRYSSWVMDGNMLPVSIDPFVIDSDPSYDFYIGAISEIFFARGSSYAQKDVWGTDFRSNFAVMVNSLLVRQQSTSFRYVMAKFLELKKGVRVKTLEETSFGLRIGNSNVNHSLGDGKKIVFWPNDMASEMVQKQLQEIGMWVINDDSSCKAVVCHPS; from the exons ATGGCGCTATTACTCAAGTCTCACTTGCTTccactcctcctcctctctctctccgccctcttcttcctcctctccttcttctcccaCCCAAACCCTAAGCCTAACTCCAATCTCATCCTCCGCCCCAACTCCAACCCCGATTTCGCCTTCATCATCAAGCTTCTCGCCTACAACCGCCTCGACTCCCTCTCCCGCTGCCTCCGCTCCCTCGCCGCCGCCGACTACCTCTCCGACCGCGTCCACCTCCACGTCTACATTGACCATTTCCCCCTCCCCGATGCGGATCGCAAGCTGCGGGAGTCGCGTCGGATCCTGGACTTCGTCGACGCGTTTGAGTGGAGATTCGGAGAGAAGCTCGTGCATTACCGGACGGCGAATGTGGGCCTCCAGGCCCAGTGGCTCGAGGCCTGGTGGCCCAGCTCCGATCACGAGTTCGCTTTCGTCGTCGAAGATGACCTGGAGGTGTCGCCGCTCTATTACAAGTTCCTCAAGAATCTGATTGTGAATTACTATTACAATGCCTCCAATTATCGTCCTTACATCTATGGAGCCTCGCTGCAGAGACCAAGGTTTGTTCCAG GTAAACATGGGAACAAACTAATATTGGATGATAGAACACGGCTGTTTCTATATCAACTGGTAGGTACTTGGGGTCAACTTCTCTTTCCAAAACCATGGAAAGAGTTCAGGTTGTGGTATGACATACACAAGGCAAAAGGCATTAAGCCATTTCTTGATGGCATG GTGACAAATGGGTGGTATAAAAAGATTGGAGAAAAGATATGGACACCTTGGTTTATTAAATTCATTCATAGTCGTGGCTATTTCAATATATACACCAATTTTTTACATGAGAGAGCGCTTAGTGTCTCGCACCGAGATGCTGGTGTCAATTATGGGAAAACAGCTGGGCCTGATTCACAGATATTGGATGAAAGTTCCCTTGAACTTAAGTTCTGGGATATGCAGCCGTTGGGTGATCTCAAGTGGTATGATTTTTGTTTCAGAGAAATATATCCAGAAAGAGTAATTGGGAGCCTTGATGAACTCGGGTCTGTTCTTCATTCTGTGCAGAAACACAACACTGTTATTATTGTCAGCCTGTTTGGGGTTAAAGAGAGAGTTGTAAGCAACTTGCTCTGCCACTTTGAGAGTCTAAATTTGCAGAACTACATACTTACCGGCCCGGAGTCTGAATTTCTGTTTGATCTGGCAAGAAGAGGACATCCAATGATCATTACGAACCGGTTTCTGGAGAGTGTGGGAGCTTATAAATTGCTTTCTGTGAACAATGCGTACGTGCAGTTGATCAGTGAAATATTAGTGAAGGTCTATGTATTACAGAAGTGCTTAGAGTCTAGGTACAGTTCCTGGGTGATGGATGGGAACATGCTTCCGGTCAGCATTGACCCATTTGTCATTGACTCTGATCCCTCGTATGATTTCTATATTGGTGCGATCTCAGAAATATTCTTTGCCAGAGGGTCATCTTATGCTCAAAAAGATGTATGGGGTACTGATTTCAGATCAAACTTTGCGGTCATGGTTAACTCTCTGCTTGTTAGGCAACAGAGCACAAGTTTCAGGTATGTAATGGCTAAGTTCTTGGAACTGAAGAAGGGTGTGAGAGTGAAAACTCTCGAAGAGACGAGCTTTGGTCTCAGGATTGGTAACAGTAATGTTAATCATTCTTTAGGTGATGGAAAGAAAATAGTATTCTGGCCTAATGATATGGCTTCAGAAATGGTTCAAAAACAGCTTCAAGAAATCGGTATGTGGGTTATAAATGATGACTCTTCCTGTAAGGCTGTTGTTTGCCACCCGTCATAG